The Amycolatopsis methanolica 239 nucleotide sequence GGGTTCTGCACGACCTCCCAGTACCAGCTGTTCCTGCGGCAGTGCCCGATCTTCGAGCGGATGCTCTCCGAGGACGGCATGCTGCTGCGCAAGTACTGGTTCTCGGTGAGCCAGGACGAACAGGAGCGCCGCATCCGCGCCCGGCTGGACGACCCGATGCGCCGGTGGAAGCTGTCCCCGGTTGACCTGGACTCGCTGACCCGGTGGGACGACTACTCGCGCGCCAAGGACGACATGCTCGTCCACACCGACATCGCGGAAGCGCCGTGGCACCTGGTGGACAGCGACGACAAGCGCGCGGCCCGGATCAACATGATCCATCACCTCGTCACCAGCATCCCGTACATGGAGGTGCCGCCGCCCGCGCTGGAGGTCCCGCCGCGGCCGCCGTCGAACTACGTGCGGCCGCCGTCGAACCCGGGCAGCTACGTCCCGGACCACGCGAGCACGCTGTGAGCGCCCGCTACTGCGCGGCGTGGGCCGTCATGACGACGACCGGGCAGTGGGCGTGCCGGACCACCTGGGTCGCGACGCTGCCCACCAGCAGTTCGGTCAGCGGCCGCGCGCCGTGCGAGCCGACCACGAGCAGGTCGGCGTCGGCGGAGGCCTTGTTCAGCTCGGTGGCCGGGTCGCCGCTGAGGACGACCTCCTCCACCTCCGGCGCCCCCGGTTCACGGGTCTCCTGGACCGTCGAGTGCAGCAGGCCGGTGTAGGCGCTGTCGTCGCCGACGGGGATCCGCCCGTGCGGCTGGATGGCGTAGGACGTGCCCGGCAGCAGTTCGTCGCGGACGCGCACCAGCATCGCGCGCACCCGGTCCCCCGGCCGCGCCTCCGCCAGCGCCCACCGCAGGGCGGCGCG carries:
- the ppk2 gene encoding polyphosphate kinase 2 — protein: MSLRRDAYRRELVRLQGELVKIQEWVRAERRRLVVIFEGRDGAGKGSTVKRVTEYLNPRVARIVALPRPDERERGEWYFQRYVAQLPAAGEIVLMDRSWYNRAGVERVMGFCTTSQYQLFLRQCPIFERMLSEDGMLLRKYWFSVSQDEQERRIRARLDDPMRRWKLSPVDLDSLTRWDDYSRAKDDMLVHTDIAEAPWHLVDSDDKRAARINMIHHLVTSIPYMEVPPPALEVPPRPPSNYVRPPSNPGSYVPDHASTL
- a CDS encoding universal stress protein — encoded protein: MSESRTIVVGVDGSAQSRAALRWALAEARPGDRVRAMLVRVRDELLPGTSYAIQPHGRIPVGDDSAYTGLLHSTVQETREPGAPEVEEVVLSGDPATELNKASADADLLVVGSHGARPLTELLVGSVATQVVRHAHCPVVVMTAHAAQ